The Rhizoctonia solani chromosome 4, complete sequence genome contains a region encoding:
- a CDS encoding iron containing alcohol dehydrogenase family protein — protein sequence MAQIHVPANSYSYSKLKYLHYGLGSISKLPETVKNLGASRALILTGKLVSKSPIFEETSKALGSVHVASFTDIGQHTPVAGIRAALEILKEKNADTIVALGGGSPIDAAKAISYYRNESTSQGFLKIIAIPTTLSAAEYTHNAGYTNEEGNKVAVSNPELVPDAVILDGSLTVYTPIRLWLSSGIRALDHGVEALYRQPPVAFPIIELALASIPQLFENLLKSRTDPNNLEVRQRLLNAAYLSLSPNPKPGAFGLSHSLGHKLGATYQIPHGITSCLTLAKSTALKARFSDPYSQENLTRAVKRLEAEAKNILPDVDVEGEPEASRGGAILSKYIEDLVQKLGLRSTLEEWKVPKADLERIAKAIEKEGLAGIEGGPSVSHVHELLASI from the exons ATGGCCCAAATTCATGTACCAGCAAATTCATACTCGTATTCCAAACTTAAGTATCTTCATTATGGTTTGGGCTCTATCTCAAAACTCCCCGAAACTGTTAAAAATCTCGGTGCTAGTCGTGCATTAATCCTTACTGGCAAATTGGTATCAAAGTCACCAATTTTTGAAGAGACTAGCAAAGCTCTTGGATCCGTTCATGTTGCAAGTTTCACGGATATCGGGCAACACACGCCCGTCGCTGGCATTAGAGCCGCACTTGAGATCCTCAAAGAGAAGAATGCCGACACTATTGTTGCTTTGGGAGGAGGTAGTCCTATCGATGCTGCCAAAGCCATCAGCTATTATAGGAACGAATCGACAAGCCAGGGATTTTTGAAGATCATAGCAATTCCTACGACACTCAGTGCTGCTG AATACACACACAATGCCGGATATACTAAtgaagaagggaacaag GTGGCAGTTAGCAATCCAGAACTGGTTCCAGAC GCCGTTATTTTAGACGGGAGCCTCACTGTGTACACACCTATCCGACTCTGGCTTTCGAGTGGTATTAGAGCTCTGGATCACGGCGTAGAGGCTTTATACCG TCAACCACCAGTAGCATTCCCCATCATCGAATTAGCTTTGGCTTCAATCCCCCAATTATTTGAAAATCTTCTCAAGTCCCGTACTGACCCAAATAATCTCGAAGTTCGCCAACGATTACTAAACGCAGCTTACCTATCCCTATCGCCCAATCCAAAGCCTGGAGCTTTTGGTCTCAGCCATTCTCTTGGGCATAAACTGGGAGCAACTTATCAGATTCCACATGGTATCACGAGCTGTTTGACTCTGGCCAAGTCAACTGCTTTGAAAGCGCGTTTCTCTGACCCATATAGCCAAGAAAACTTGACGCGAGCGGTAAAGCGACTCGAGGCTGAAGCCAAAAATATCTTACCCGATGTCGACGTGGAAGGTGAACCAGAAGCAAGCAGAGGAGGTGCAATTCTATCTAAGTACATCGAGGACTTGGTTCAAAAATTGGGACTCAGGAGTACATTGGAGGAATGGAAGGTCCCCAAGGCTGATCTGGAGAGAATAGCCAAGGCGATAGAGAAAGAGGGATTGGCTGGGATCGAGGGGGGGCCCAGCGTCAGTCACGTTCACGAGCTGTTAGCTTCTATATAA